In Equus quagga isolate Etosha38 chromosome 14, UCLA_HA_Equagga_1.0, whole genome shotgun sequence, one DNA window encodes the following:
- the FANCF gene encoding Fanconi anemia group F protein produces MEWLLQQLARFSEVLAVSRTPHVSTWDPATVRRALQWARYLRHVHRRFGRHARIRTALERRLQSQWRQDSGSGPAPDPGLTNFQALGRCDLVLALRLLQNRALREAVWHALLQQVFPGPGVPGADEDTLQGRLAHLARRRAAVHVLRLHGYQESPVVQEDALLKTQAELLLGRLRERAGAQAEGPGGLLSGLWERGPQDNFLKVLAAALLLSPPSPRPQEEETGPGTPNTPGEGHHELLRWLLGKSDILAAFCRRLPAGVVAAVAGRHPELSRVYLGLLADWGRHLHYDLQRGVWVGAESQAVPWEELYGRFQSLCQAPPPLKDEVRTALESWKAQDGDFEVPGLSIWTDLLLALGTGA; encoded by the coding sequence ATGGAGTGGCTCCTGCAGCAGCTGGCGCGCTTCTCGGAGGTGCTGGCCGTCTCGCGCACGCCGCACGTCAGCACCTGGGACCCCGCGACCGTGCGCAGGGCCCTGCAGTGGGCGCGCTACCTGCGCCACGTCCACCGGCGATTCGGCCGCCATGCCCGCATTCGCACGGCGCTGGAGCGGCGGCTGCAGAGCCAGTGGAGGCAGGACAGCGGGTCTGGGCCGGCGCCAGACCCGGGCCTGACGAACTTCCAGGCCCTGGGGCGCTGCGACCTCGTGCTGGCCCTGCGCCTGCTGCAGAACCGGGCCCTCAGGGAGGCCGTCTGGCACGCCCTATTGCAGCAGGTCTTTCCCGGCCCGGGCGTGCCGGGCGCCGACGAGGACACGCTGCAAGGCCGGCTGGCCCACCTGGCCCGCCGCCGGGCGGCGGTGCACGTGCTGCGCCTGCACGGCTACCAGGAGAGCCCGGTCGTGCAGGAGGACGCCCTGCTGAAGACGCAGGCCGAGCTGCTGCTGGGGCGCCTGCGGGAGCGGGCCGGCGCCCAGGCCGAGGGCCCCGGCGGGCTGCTGAGCGGCCTGTGGGAGCGCGGGCCCCAGGACAACTTCCTGAAGGTGCTGGCGGCCGCGCTGCTGCTGTCGCCGCCCAGCCCGCGGCCCCAAGAGGAGGAGACGGGGCCAGGCACCCCCAACACGCCCGGAGAGGGGCACCATGAGCTGCTCCGGTGGCTTCTGGGCAAGTCGGACATCCTAGCTGCCTTTTGCCGCCGCCTCCCCGCCGGCGTTGTCGCTGCGGTGGCAGGCCGCCACCCCGAGCTCTCCCGGGTCTACCTGGGCCTGCTCGCGGACTGGGGGCGCCATCTGCACTACGACCTGCAGCGAGGCGTCTGGGTGGGAGCGGAGTCCCAGGCCGTGCCCTGGGAGGAGCTGTACGGCCGGTTTCAAAGCCTCTGCCAGGCCCCGCCGCCTCTGAAGGATGAAGTTCGGACTGCGCTGGAGTCCTGGAAGGCGCAGGATGGAGATTTCGAGGTCCCTGGTCTTAGCATCTGGACAGACCTGTTGTTAGCTCTTGGGACTGGTGCATGA